The Glycine soja cultivar W05 chromosome 6, ASM419377v2, whole genome shotgun sequence genome has a window encoding:
- the LOC114414276 gene encoding leucine-rich repeat extensin-like protein 3, with protein MSPSYSSPPPPPPTHYPYYSPPPPPPDCNMTKPKLPPPPPPPPPPNCNMSQPLPPIPYKYNCSCPPNTTYNPAPPPNTTYNPAPPPYIIIKYEYNNKAVIAVSVSLGGFLVAFLLLAVFFLARPKPKPQPEPEPEPEPEPEPCDDQDPPQPPPTHQYAPVDQQPPPTVTTSYQVIEIQEAADVAAASYHDHGGHHNYG; from the coding sequence ATGAGTCCTTCATACTCTTCACCACCCCCTCCACCTCCAACACATTATCCATACTattctccaccaccaccaccaccagatTGCAACATGACCAAGCCAAAActccctccaccaccaccaccaccaccacctccaaacTGTAACATGAGCCAACCACTTCCACCAATTCCATATAAGTATAACTGCTCATGCCCTCCAAACACAACTTATAATCCCGCTCCTCCTCCAAACACAACTTATAATCCCGCTCCTCCtccttatattattattaagtatGAGTACAACAACAAAGCTGTTATAGCGGTTTCCGTTTCTCTAGGGGGCTTCTTGGTCGCTTTTCTCCTCCTTGCTGTTTTCTTCCTCGCAAGGCCCAAACCCAAGCCTCAACCCGAACCCGAACCCGAACCCGAACCCGAACCCGAGCCTTGCGATGACCAGGATCCTCCTCAACCTCCACCTACACATCAATATGCCCCAGTTGATCAACAACCACCACCAACCGTAACCACTTCCTATCAAGTCATTGAGATTCAAGAAGCTGCAGATGTTGCTGCTGCGAGTTATCATGATCATGGTGGCCATCACAACTATGGCTAA